From the Desulfomonilia bacterium genome, one window contains:
- a CDS encoding 23S rRNA (pseudouridine(1915)-N(3))-methyltransferase RlmH: MKIVFNFAGKTFKGPVSELVDDYMKRIQRYVPAEIIEAKSIRKQTREGIHIVLSPSGQMMSSETFAEFISNNLNSSTKHLFFYTGAPEGHEKAFEKDAGLLLSFSNMTFNHQLIRVMLLEQVYRAFTIIRGEKYHK, encoded by the coding sequence TTGAAGATCGTCTTTAATTTTGCAGGAAAGACATTTAAAGGCCCTGTCAGTGAACTTGTAGATGATTATATGAAGAGAATTCAGAGATATGTCCCTGCAGAAATCATCGAGGCGAAATCAATAAGGAAGCAGACCCGCGAGGGAATCCACATTGTCCTCTCACCTTCGGGACAAATGATGTCATCAGAGACCTTCGCAGAATTTATCAGTAACAACCTTAACAGTTCGACCAAGCATCTGTTCTTTTACACCGGCGCACCAGAAGGTCATGAAAAGGCTTTTGAAAAAGACGCCGGCCTGCTGCTCAGCTTTTCAAACATGACCTTCAACCATCAACTCATACGTGTGATGCTTCTTGAGCAGGTCTACCGGGCATTTACGATTATAAGGGGCGAAAAATACCACAAGTGA